In Salvelinus sp. IW2-2015 unplaced genomic scaffold, ASM291031v2 Un_scaffold211, whole genome shotgun sequence, one DNA window encodes the following:
- the LOC112068173 gene encoding nucleoporin Nup43: MMEGINAKYVSQKISKTRWRPVSSSSLQQPDIFATGSWDNEDNKISIWSIGENGISGLDDEFEGDPQLVCEHKHNGDVLDLQFLDQDRIVTASSTGAVIIFRHHHNSQTLSVSQLWERAHHYPCDNAPCTGIVCNSPEIVTVGEDGRIILFRADQEGVLRTIENADSSTIHDVTFLRTTEILTVNSIGQLKIWDFRQQGNEPSQILSLTGDRVPLHCVDRHPNQQHIVATGGQDGMLCIWDVRQGNMPFSLMEAHSAEMWEVHFHPSNPDHLFSCSEDGSLLHWETSSNSDTPSFLQGGRNTSIVSRSAIAPAGGNQSLISSWLTGDSSKGRLETTHMLPSQTLSVNSLDVLGQCLVCGTDGEAIYVNRRVPI; this comes from the exons ATGATGGAGGGTATCAATGCAAAGTACGTGTCACAGAAAATAAGTAAAACGAGATGGAGACCGGTCTCATCTTCGTCTTTACAGCAACCAGACATCTTTGCTACTGGGTCTTGGGATAACGAG gacaacaaaatttCCATTTGGTCCATCGGAGAGAATGGGATCTCCGGTTTGGACGATGAATTTGAGGGAGACCCCCAATTAGTATGTGAACacaaacataatggggatgttcTGGACCTTCAA TTTCTGGATCAAGACAGAATAGTAACAGCATCATCGACTGGAGCAGTGATCATCTTTCGGCATCACCACAACAGCCAG ACATTGTCTGTTTCTCAATTGTGGGAAAGAGCACATCATTATCCCTGCGACAACGCTCCATGTACTGGAATTGTGTGTAACAGCCCTGAGATTGTCACGGTCGGGGAAGATGGAAGGATCATCCTCTTCAGAGCGGACCAGGAAGGAGTGCTGCGCACCATAG AAAATGCTGATAGTAGCACAATCCATGATGTGACTTTCCTAAGGACTACGGAGATCCTTACTGTCAATTCAATTGGCCAGCTCAAAATATGGGACTTCAGGCAGCAGGGCAATGAACCATCGCAGATTCTTTCACT AACTGGGGACAGAGTCCCACTGCATTGTGTGGACAGGCACCCCAACCAACAACACATTGTGGCCACAGGGGGGCAGGATGGCATGCTCTGTATCTGGGATGTGAGACAAGGCAACATGCCCTTTTCACTTATGGAGGCACACTCTGCTGAAA TGTGGGAGGTCCATTTTCATCCATCAAACCCAGACCACCTGTTCTCATGCTCAGAGGATGGATCACTGTTGCATTGGGAGACTTCCTCAAATTCAGACACACCATCCTTCTTACAAG GTGGACGGAACACGAGCATAGTTTCGCGCAGCGCAATAGCCCCAGCAGGTGGGAACCAGTCCCTCATCAGTTCCTGGCTCACTGGAGACTCAAGTAAGGGACGCCTTGAGACAACTCACATGCTGCCCAGTCAGACCCTGTCTGTGAACAGTCTGGATGTGCTGGGACAATGCTTGGTGTGTGGAACGGACGGAGAGGCTATTTATGTTAACAGACGGGTCCCAATTTAG